Proteins encoded together in one Coffea arabica cultivar ET-39 chromosome 2c, Coffea Arabica ET-39 HiFi, whole genome shotgun sequence window:
- the LOC113726176 gene encoding CBL-interacting serine/threonine-protein kinase 20 gives MEKKGTILMQKYELGRLLGQGTFAKVYHARNIKTGLSVAVKIIDKEKVMKVGLIDQIKREISVMSLVKHSNVVQLHEVMASKTKIYFAMEFVKGGELFNKVAKGRLKEDAARKYFQQLIAAVDFCHSRGAYHRDLKPENLLLDENGNLKVSDFGLSALHESRRQDGLLHTTCGTPAYVAPEVINKKGYDGEKADIWSCGVILFVLLAGYLPFHDTNLMEMYKKISRGEFKCPQWFPPEVKKLMSRILDPNPCTRMPLSKIMENSWFKKGFKQIAIPIPDLDGADWEEFESPRGVLDIHDLCNSDSEGIHQHKEEVITRTMKPTCLNAFDIISLSPGFDLSGLFIKDVNCKSEARFTTQMPPSMVVAKLEEIAAIDSFKVKKKDGMVKLQGNKGGRKGLLAIDAEIFEVTPSFHMVEVKKRAGDTMEYKKFCDQELRPSLKGIVWDWQDITNKELPRN, from the coding sequence ATGGAGAAAAAGGGGACCATCttgatgcaaaaatatgagCTTGGGAGGTTGCTTGGTCAAGGGACCTTTGCAAAGGTATATCATGCAAGAAACATCAAGACAGGGCTCAGCGTCGCTGTCAAAATCATCGATAAAGAGAAGGTGATGAAGGTTGGTTTGATTGATCAAATCAAACGCGAAATTTCTGTCATGAGCCTGGTTAAACACTCCAATGTTGTCCAACTCCACGAGGTCATGGCTAGCAAGACTAAAATATATTTTGCCATGGAATTTGTCAAAGGTGGGGAGCTTTTCAATAAGGTGGCAAAAGGGAGACTCAAAGAAGATGCTGCAAGAAAATATTTCCAACAATTGATTGCTGCAGTTGATTTTTGCCACAGCAGAGGGGCGTACCACCGCGATCTCAAGCCAGAAAATCTCCTTCTTGACGAGAATGGAAATCTCAAAGTTTCAGACTTTGGATTGAGTGCGTTGCATGAATCAAGAAGGCAAGATGGTCTTCTCCACACAACCTGTGGAACACCAGCCTATGTTGCCCCAGAGGTGATCAATAAAAAAGGGTATGACGGGGAAAAGGCCGATATTTGGTCGTGTGGAgtcattctttttgttttgctcGCTGGTTATCTTCCGTTTCATGATACAAATTTGATGGAAATGTATAAGAAGATAAGCAGAGGAGAGTTCAAGTGCCCGCAATGGTTTCCCCCCGAGGTCAAGAAGCTCATGTCGCGAATTCTTGATCCAAATCCATGTACCAGAATGCCATTGTctaaaatcatggaaaattCTTGGTTCAAAAAGGGATTCAAACAGATTGCAATTCCAATTCCTGATCTTGATGGCGCTGATTGGGAGGAGTTTGAATCACCACGTGGTGTTCTGGATATTCATGACTTATGTAATTCAGATTCAGAGGGAATTCATCAGCACAAGGAAGAAGTCATAACTAGGACAATGAAACCAACTTGTTTGAATGCATTCGACATCATATCTCTCTCACCAGGCTTCGATTTATCTGGCCTATTTATTAAAGATGTAAATTGCAAATCAGAAGCTCGATTCACCACGCAAATGCCACCGTCAATGGTCGTGGCAAAGTTGGAGGAAATTGCAGCTATAGATAGTTTTAAggtgaagaagaaagatggcatGGTGAAATTGCAAGGCAACAAAGGCGGTCGAAAAGGGCTGCTTGCAATAGATGCAGAGATTTTTGAAGTCACTCCTTCATTTCACATGGTGGAGGTGAAGAAGAGGGCAGGAGACACAATGGAATACAAGAAATTCTGTGATCAAGAATTGAGGCCTTCACTCAAGGGCATTGTATGGGATTGGCAAGACATTACCAACAAAGAACTACCTCGGAATTAA